TCCTTTGCCTCACTGTCGCTGGACCCGGCGCTCGTGACCTTCAGCCCGGCACGCACATCGAGCACGTGGCCCGTGCTGCGCAGGGCCGGTTCATTCACCGTCAACATCCTCCCCGCGGAACACCAGCACCTCGCCGGACAGTTTGCCCGCCCGGGAACGGACAAGTTCGCGGGCGTCGCGCACGCCCCCTCGCCGCTGGGGAATCCGGTGCTGGAGAACGCGCTCGCCTGGATCGACTGCGACCTCCATGCAGAGTACGACGGCGGTGACCACACTATTGTGGTGGCTGCCGTGCGGCACCTCCACGCGCGGGGCGACGCCGAGCCCCTGCTGTTCTTCAAGGGCCGGTACGCCGGTCTCGCGCCGGCCGGGCACCTGCTCGAAACGGCGGGCTGATTCCGGCCCCCGCCTCCGCACTCTTGCTTCCGGCCCATGTGGTAGTAAGCTTACTGAGCATTACTAGTAAGCTTGCTGATTAAATGGGATGGGAGCAGGAGCCATGGGCGCAATATTCGGTACGGCCCTGTCACTGGCGCTGACCTTGGGCGGTGCTGCGGTGGCGGCGGCAGGTGGCCCCGGGGCGGCCCAGCACTACCTGGCTTACCACGTGCTGCTCGGGGTTGGCATTGGCCTGCTGATCGCCACTGCCCTCCGAACTGCAGCCCGTATCCTCATGGCGCGGCCGGCCCCTCCGGTGCGCGTGGCTGCGGTGCCGACGCCCGCAGTTGATACCGCCACTGTCACGGTCCTGCCCGTGCGTTCCGCGTCCACCCTTCCGATGCGGGGCAGGCATGCGGCCTGACCCGGAGAAACCGGCCGGACCCGCTCCGGCGCGGGCGTCCACTCCCGTACCCCGCCGCCGGGTCCGCGCCCTGATTATCCTGTGCTGCGCCTTGGTCGCAGCCCTTGTCGCGGGAGCGGCAGCCGCCCGCCCGGGCGGCACGGACGACGACGTACTGCGCGGTTTCCAGATCCGCGTGCTGAGCATCAGCCAGGCTGCCTCGGAGAACAGGATGGACGGGGCGCTGGCCGCCTTGCAGGCGCTCGAAAAAGACCTCGGCGAAGCCGCGGCGGCAGGCCGTGTTTCGGCTGCCCGCTACCGCGGCATCGAGGACGCGCTTTCGGCCGTCCGGGCGGACATCGCCACGGAGGTGGCAGCTGCGTCCGCCCCGGCAGCGCCGGCCCCGGACGGCGCCGCCCCTGCGCCTGCCCCTGCCCTGGCAGACACCGCCGGGACCGGGCCCAGCCCGGTGGCCCCAGTTGTCGAGGCCGTCGCTCCGGCACCTGCCCCCGCCCCGGAAGCGCCCGGTTCACAACGGTCGGACACCGCAAAGGAAGCCAAAGGCAAGGGCAGGAGCCAAGGCAAACCCTGAGCGCGGCGGAGGAGTGCTTCCCCGTCAGGGCAGAATGGACGGATGATTCCTCCTGACGGCAACCCCGCCGCGGCGCTTTCGACCTTGCTGCCATCGGTGCCGGTCTAGCCTTCCAAGGCTCCCTGCCCGCACTGCGGCAGGCGTTGAAAAGCGGCGCCGCCGTTGTCCAGGCTCCGCCGGGAACCGGCAAAACCACGCTTGTTCCGCCGCTGCTCGCCAATTTGTATGGCCAGTCCGGCCGCGTCATCGTCACCCAGCCCCGCAGGGTTGCCGCCCGGGCCGCCGCCCGCCGCCTCTCCGCCCTGGACGGCAGCGGCCTGGCTTACCGCGTGGGCTACACGGTCCGGGGGGAACGCCAGGCGGGCCCGGCCACCCGGGTTGAGTTTGTCACCCCGGGCATCCTGCTGCGACGCCTGCTGGCAGATCCCGCGCTTGACGGGACGGCCGCCGTCGTCCTGGACGAAGTGCACGAGCGCGGGCTGGAAACGGACCTCCTGGTCGGCATGATCGCGGAGGTCCGTGCGCTGCGCGGCGACCTCGCCGTCGTCGCCATGTCCGCCACGCTGGACGCAACCCGGTTCGCGGCACTGCTGGCCGATTCCGACGGCGGTGGCCCGGCGCCCGTGGTCGGCTGTGCTTCAGTGAATTATCCGCTGGAAGTGCAGTGGCTCCCGGCACCGGCGGCGCGGCTGGACGCCAGGGGAGT
This region of Arthrobacter sp. DNA4 genomic DNA includes:
- a CDS encoding flavin reductase family protein translates to MTVTSDLAPRRLRDIFGTFASGLTVVTGSTPGGPVGFTCQSFASLSLDPALVTFSPARTSSTWPVLRRAGSFTVNILPAEHQHLAGQFARPGTDKFAGVAHAPSPLGNPVLENALAWIDCDLHAEYDGGDHTIVVAAVRHLHARGDAEPLLFFKGRYAGLAPAGHLLETAG